ATCCTCGCGCGCCCAAGCGAGGAAGGATTCATCATCGCGCCGGATCCAGCGGATGGTCCCGTAGATCACCGGCACCCCGCGCGGCCTCAGCTCCGCCGCCGCGGCTTTCATGAAAGATGTTAGAGCGTGGGGCGGGACATACAGCTCGGTGATCATCTCGGTGCCCGTGGCCGCGCCCAGGCAGCAATCGAGGTCCTGATGGTAGTCGCACAAATAGACGGCGAGCTGATGCGTGTCCGACCAATACAGCGAGCCATCGGTGCCGAGGTAGTGCTTCGTGTAGATCTGGAAGGCCCGTGCGCGATCAGTGTGGGCGAGGCGGATCAGCTCCTTCCATTCATCCGCGCCGAGCGTGCGGACCTCCTCCATCTCCCGATCCTCCTCGACCGGTTGGTAAGTGGAGAGCACCCCGCGATGAAGAAAGTCCGGCGAGCATTCATCGATCGAGAATTGGAAGTCGCCGTAAAGTGAGCCCGCCGCGATCCGCGCCGCCATCTCGGCGGGGGCGCGATCGAGTGTCGTCACCTCCACCCGGCGCGCCACCTTGATCCGCGGCGTCAGGCGCAACGCCACGGAGGTGACCACGCCGAAGCACCCATATCCCCCGATCACGAGCCGGAAGAGTTCCCCGTTCTCCTCCCGGCTGCACCGCCGCAACTCGCCCGCGGCATCCACCAGCGTGAAGGCTTCCACATCCCCGATGAACGGCTTCATCCGCAACCCGCGGCCGTGGATGTTAGACGACAGTGCACCGCCGAGGGTCAAATCATCGGCCCCGGTCTGCTTCTGGCGGATCGTCCACACCGGCGAGTGGCCCTCTTGAGCGGCGTGCAGCCTGGCGATCAACTC
This genomic interval from Luteolibacter arcticus contains the following:
- a CDS encoding FAD-binding oxidoreductase, encoding MTDDLLCNDVHSRLNPVRVAQVHRPRSGAEVAELIRDAALHGREISICGARHAMGGQQFGEGTLLLDCSGLKELGEVDRERGVVEAGAGLMWPELIARLHAAQEGHSPVWTIRQKQTGADDLTLGGALSSNIHGRGLRMKPFIGDVEAFTLVDAAGELRRCSREENGELFRLVIGGYGCFGVVTSVALRLTPRIKVARRVEVTTLDRAPAEMAARIAAGSLYGDFQFSIDECSPDFLHRGVLSTYQPVEEDREMEEVRTLGADEWKELIRLAHTDRARAFQIYTKHYLGTDGSLYWSDTHQLAVYLCDYHQDLDCCLGAATGTEMITELYVPPHALTSFMKAAAAELRPRGVPVIYGTIRWIRRDDESFLAWAREDYACVIFNLHVEHDRREPAVAAFRALIDLALSFGGTYFLTYHRWARRDQVERAYPQFREFLEAKERCDPEGRFQSEWWRHYREMFAGEVAGKKLAIC